From a single Staphylococcus epidermidis genomic region:
- a CDS encoding ribulokinase — MSYSIGIDFGTASGRVILADTSNGHIISRYEEDYANGTYMNSLYDKPLPENYFLQNADDYLQILEQGVQFVLEDSKVNKNDVVGIGVDFTSSTIIFLDEQFEPLHRHEDLKTNPHAYVKLWKHHGAQDEANYMIQMSKNKNWLDYYGSSVNSEWMIPKILEVKHEAPEILRRARYIMEAGDYITSILTNSNIRSNCGIGFKGFWDNEAGFNYDFFHSVDPDLPKIVKEKCEAPIISIGESAGRLCKDYQQIWGLSQDVQVSPFIIDAHSGVLGVGAIEAGEFTAVIGTSTCHLMLDSRQVPISSITGSVKNAIIPGLYAYEAGQPAVGDLFEYSKNQAPKHIVDQANEHHMPVLNYLEELASHIRIEEQHVVVLDWLNGNRSILSNSHLTGSIFGLTLQTPYEMIHRAYIEATAFGTKLIMKQFEDNHIPVHTVYASGGIPQKSKLLVEIYANVLNKRVVVIDSSNASALGAAMLGANVGNAYSTLKEAALSMKQPIAYIQEPEIQKVQAYKPLYHKYCELHDLLGRQYPELSYLI; from the coding sequence ATGAGTTATAGTATAGGAATTGATTTTGGAACCGCTTCTGGAAGAGTGATATTAGCTGACACATCCAACGGACATATCATATCAAGATATGAGGAAGACTATGCGAACGGAACTTATATGAACTCATTATATGATAAACCGTTACCTGAAAACTACTTCTTACAAAATGCTGACGACTATTTACAAATTCTTGAACAAGGCGTTCAATTTGTATTAGAAGATAGTAAAGTTAATAAAAACGATGTGGTTGGAATTGGAGTCGACTTTACAAGCAGTACAATTATCTTTCTCGATGAACAATTTGAACCGCTTCATCGTCATGAAGATTTAAAGACAAATCCACACGCGTACGTAAAATTATGGAAACATCATGGAGCTCAAGATGAGGCAAACTATATGATTCAGATGAGTAAGAATAAAAATTGGTTAGATTATTATGGCTCAAGCGTAAATAGCGAATGGATGATACCGAAAATCCTGGAAGTTAAACATGAAGCACCAGAAATACTTAGAAGAGCACGGTATATAATGGAAGCTGGAGATTACATCACTAGTATACTAACAAATTCAAATATACGATCAAATTGTGGTATTGGTTTTAAAGGTTTTTGGGACAATGAAGCTGGATTTAATTACGACTTCTTCCATAGCGTGGATCCTGATTTACCTAAAATCGTCAAAGAAAAATGTGAAGCGCCAATCATATCAATTGGAGAAAGTGCAGGTCGTTTATGTAAAGACTATCAACAAATATGGGGGCTTTCTCAAGATGTCCAGGTTTCACCTTTTATCATAGATGCACATTCTGGCGTCTTAGGTGTTGGGGCAATAGAAGCTGGAGAATTCACTGCAGTCATTGGTACAAGTACTTGTCATCTCATGCTAGATTCAAGACAAGTACCCATTTCTTCAATAACTGGCTCAGTTAAAAATGCTATTATACCTGGATTATATGCCTATGAAGCTGGTCAACCAGCTGTCGGTGATTTGTTTGAATACTCAAAGAACCAAGCACCTAAACATATTGTAGATCAAGCAAATGAACATCATATGCCTGTGCTTAACTATTTAGAGGAATTAGCAAGTCACATTAGAATAGAAGAACAACATGTTGTTGTTTTAGATTGGTTGAATGGAAATCGTAGTATACTTAGTAATAGTCATCTAACTGGAAGTATCTTTGGTCTTACACTTCAAACACCGTATGAAATGATTCATCGAGCATATATTGAAGCTACAGCATTTGGAACAAAATTAATTATGAAACAATTTGAAGATAATCATATTCCTGTTCATACAGTGTATGCGTCTGGTGGTATCCCACAAAAGAGTAAATTACTCGTTGAAATTTATGCAAATGTTTTAAATAAAAGGGTTGTCGTCATAGATTCATCTAATGCTTCAGCATTAGGTGCAGCGATGTTAGGTGCAAATGTTGGGAATGCATATAGTACATTAAAAGAGGCGGCATTATCTATGAAGCAACCTATAGCTTATATACAAGAACCTGAAATCCAAAAAGTTCAAGCTTATAAACCACTCTACCATAAATATTGTGAACTACATGATTTATTAGGTCGTCAATATCCTGAATTATCATATTTGATTTAA